The Osmia bicornis bicornis chromosome 9, iOsmBic2.1, whole genome shotgun sequence genome has a segment encoding these proteins:
- the LOC114877501 gene encoding uncharacterized protein LOC114877501 → MTVAEDTAIAHDRQMTMEAILSRDQRTTSHRVLDHRITQNGPTKTSASGLTTSTKWCNSRETNARYARVISPRLQRNDRDQRHLSCDSYLVPAFYDDRGMRSRHTPSVTTTTWLRLGSLLVTLLVVSVHGAPTMTLEDRRLSLPPKWVNPCGLAAEDFNGDLDVVQLTDSQLLSQVVVQARTALMHAQLFRDDYAKRTFNIDFADLHSTFKDTRYDWLPGLNEIPKQLGEMLDQEYLDRLELDTALIDAYEYMQKYAVGLEQIVWDQEDLQLEFRNQFEQTEYKLRTVLCELQVALVERQLSSRPDVTRDIMSPEFRAISSSETFRNLRDWLIFRDYMNGLEYVVQVFEHLRRNLQS, encoded by the exons ATGACAGTTGCCGAGGATACCGCGATCGCTCACGATCGGCAAATGACAATGGAGGCGATTCTGAGCCGTGACCAAAGGACCACATCTCACCGAGTTCTCGATCATCGTATCACCCAAAACGGACCGACCAAGACGTCCGCCAGCGGTCTGACAACATCGACGAAATGGTGCAACAGCCGGGAGACGAATGCCCGATACGCGAGAGTAATCAGCCCGAGATTGCAAAGAAACGATCGCGATCAAAGACACTTATCGTGTGATTCGTACCTCGTACCTGCCTTCTACGACGATCGAGGGATGCGCTCGAGACACACTCCATCTGTCACTACGACCACGTGGCTCA GGTTAGGTAGTCTTTTGGTGACTCTGCTCGTGGTCTCAGTGCACGGTGCTCCGACGATGACCCTCGAAGACAGACGACTGAGCTTACCCCCGAAGTGGGTGAATCCATGTGGCCTCGCTGCCGAAGATTTTAACGGTGATTTGGATGTGGTGCAGCTTACAGATTCGCAGCTTTTATCGCAAGTTGTTGTTCAAGCGAGAACAGCCCTGATGCACGCACAGCTTTTTCGTGATGATTAC GCCAAACGAACCTTCAACATCGACTTCGCCGATCTGCATTCGACGTTTAAGGATACTCGTTACGACTGGCTTCCTGGGCTGAACGAAATTCCCAAGCAATTAGGAGAAATGCTGGATCAAGAGTACCTCGATAGATTAGAG CTCGACACAGCCCTTATTGATGCGTACGAATACATGCAAAAGTATGCAGTCGGCTTGGAGCAAATAGTTTGGGACCAAGAGGATCTTCAGCTTGAGTTTCGCAATCAGTTTGAGCAAACGGAATATAAACTGCGAACG GTGCTCTGCGAGCTGCAGGTAGCGTTAGTGGAACGTCAGTTATCGTCGCGTCCCGACGTGACCCGTGACATCATGTCGCCCGAGTTTCGTGCGATATCATCATCGGAAACGTTTCGAAATTTACGCGACTGGTTAATCTTCCGGGACTACATGAACGGCCTCGAGTATGTGGTGCAAGTGTTCGAGCATCTACGCCGAAATTTACAGTCCTGA